From a single Bacillus pumilus genomic region:
- a CDS encoding YopX family protein, whose protein sequence is MREIKFRGWNGSRIGMMAPTFDGDVNEIFADKHGDYMQYTGLKDKNGVEIYEGDIVIDDQMNTAQIVFDDGCFCLIGYLGDLRTHPLRDYLFCGKTFEVIGNIYENPELLTEK, encoded by the coding sequence ATGAGAGAAATCAAGTTTAGAGGTTGGAATGGAAGTCGAATTGGAATGATGGCACCAACATTTGATGGTGATGTCAATGAAATTTTTGCTGATAAACATGGTGATTATATGCAGTACACCGGATTAAAGGATAAAAACGGCGTTGAGATTTATGAAGGCGATATTGTAATTGATGACCAAATGAACACAGCGCAGATTGTCTTTGATGATGGATGTTTTTGCTTAATTGGTTACTTGGGAGACCTGCGGACTCATCCACTACGTGATTATCTGTTTTGTGGAAAAACTTTCGAAGTCATCGGAAACATTTACGAAAACCCGGAGCTGTTAACAGAAAAATAA
- a CDS encoding DUF1064 domain-containing protein, with product MSNKYGARKTVVDGITFDSKAEAKYYEQLKWLKKAKQIKDFSLQPRFELQEAFKKNDKTFRKIEYIADFEITKLDGSKEIIDIKGMETKEFAIKRKLYERKFDTPLKVITFDRSLGFIELDKLKKIKRKAGKPTVKRGNSRRSSVVGSKGR from the coding sequence ATGTCCAATAAATACGGCGCACGCAAAACGGTAGTAGACGGCATCACCTTCGACAGTAAGGCAGAAGCCAAATACTATGAGCAGCTGAAATGGCTCAAGAAAGCCAAGCAGATAAAAGACTTTTCATTACAACCACGCTTCGAGCTTCAAGAAGCATTCAAAAAGAACGACAAGACTTTTCGGAAGATTGAATATATTGCAGACTTCGAGATCACTAAACTCGATGGATCAAAAGAAATAATCGACATTAAAGGCATGGAAACGAAAGAATTCGCCATCAAGCGAAAGCTTTATGAACGCAAATTTGATACGCCATTAAAGGTTATCACATTTGATCGGTCGCTAGGGTTCATAGAGTTGGACAAACTCAAAAAGATTAAACGGAAGGCGGGGAAACCAACTGTTAAACGTGGTAATAGCAGACGATCGTCCGTTGTGGGTTCAAAAGGAAGATAA
- a CDS encoding XtrA/YqaO family protein, producing the protein MKPTEIKDFDTTIQSAIEPGKVRIIVIDGNEGTAHITDAPEHGKTIIQTAKGHFARVDHEIGFKIK; encoded by the coding sequence ATGAAACCAACTGAAATTAAAGACTTTGATACAACCATTCAAAGCGCAATAGAACCCGGTAAGGTCCGCATAATCGTGATTGACGGCAACGAAGGTACTGCCCATATCACAGACGCACCTGAACACGGAAAAACTATCATTCAAACTGCTAAAGGTCACTTTGCAAGAGTTGACCATGAAATAGGATTCAAGATCAAATGA
- a CDS encoding dUTP diphosphatase: MNLQKMFEMQKELDDRIIREKGLEGQDLLPNTYVALITELGEFANEGRWFKHWSENQEPNRTGYIDCDVCVDQPGRYEVIHEGEILSLPCPKCEDHEEVYVGDRLLEEYVDCLHFFLSIAIKKGWKEELHIPEEAIEDFKDAGFDGGLSGVFVEMQWSLLNSRMLKDEESKKQHFHIAWGLFLAIGIIGFGFTPEQIEEAYMDKNAVNHKRQQEGY, encoded by the coding sequence ATGAACCTACAAAAAATGTTTGAAATGCAAAAAGAGTTAGATGACCGCATCATCCGAGAAAAAGGGCTGGAAGGTCAAGACCTGCTGCCTAACACATATGTTGCTCTAATTACTGAACTAGGCGAATTCGCTAATGAAGGGCGCTGGTTCAAGCATTGGAGTGAAAATCAAGAACCAAATAGGACAGGTTATATAGATTGTGATGTATGCGTAGACCAACCAGGAAGATATGAGGTGATACATGAGGGTGAAATATTATCGCTACCATGCCCAAAATGCGAAGACCACGAAGAAGTGTACGTTGGCGATAGATTACTCGAAGAATATGTGGACTGCCTGCACTTCTTCTTATCAATTGCTATTAAAAAGGGCTGGAAAGAAGAGTTGCACATTCCAGAAGAAGCGATTGAGGATTTCAAAGATGCAGGATTTGACGGAGGACTTTCAGGAGTTTTCGTGGAGATGCAATGGAGCTTATTGAATTCTCGAATGCTCAAGGATGAAGAAAGTAAAAAACAACACTTCCATATAGCTTGGGGCTTGTTCTTGGCAATTGGAATCATTGGCTTCGGCTTCACACCTGAACAAATAGAAGAAGCATACATGGACAAAAACGCCGTCAATCATAAGCGGCAGCAGGAGGGGTACTGA
- the terS gene encoding phage terminase small subunit, whose translation MARARNPNRDKAFQLWKESDGSRLLKDIAEELGVTANTIRKWKANDKWDEEFKGSAPIEKGSAPIRGAPKGNKNAVGNSGGAPVRNQNAKTHGFYSKHMPAEAFEIMQDIQEFSPVDLLWEQIQIQFTAIVRAQKIMFVENKDEMIKELKKKKSVVSDSADIEEEEYEFQFAWDRHATFLNAQSRAMGELRSLIKQFDNIAHETDERRLKMEQMRLNIEKTKKAIDGGSESSGENKIASMLQKMVNEHGIE comes from the coding sequence ATGGCAAGGGCAAGAAATCCGAATCGAGACAAAGCATTTCAGTTGTGGAAGGAAAGTGACGGAAGCCGCTTATTAAAAGACATTGCGGAAGAATTAGGGGTCACTGCAAACACAATTAGAAAGTGGAAAGCGAACGACAAATGGGATGAAGAATTTAAAGGGAGCGCTCCGATTGAAAAAGGGAGCGCTCCTATTCGTGGTGCTCCAAAAGGGAACAAAAATGCTGTAGGAAATAGCGGCGGTGCTCCTGTAAGAAACCAAAACGCAAAGACTCATGGCTTTTATTCAAAGCACATGCCAGCAGAAGCGTTTGAGATCATGCAGGACATTCAGGAGTTTTCGCCCGTTGATTTACTTTGGGAACAAATACAAATTCAGTTTACAGCTATTGTGCGGGCTCAGAAAATAATGTTTGTTGAAAACAAAGACGAAATGATCAAAGAGCTGAAAAAGAAAAAGTCAGTTGTTTCAGATTCAGCTGATATTGAAGAAGAAGAATACGAATTTCAGTTTGCTTGGGATCGTCATGCTACATTTCTAAACGCTCAATCAAGAGCGATGGGTGAGCTGAGAAGCTTGATAAAGCAATTCGATAACATAGCCCATGAGACAGACGAAAGACGGCTTAAAATGGAGCAGATGCGCTTGAACATCGAGAAGACTAAGAAGGCCATTGATGGCGGTAGCGAAAGCAGCGGGGAAAACAAAATTGCTTCAATGCTTCAAAAGATGGTGAATGAACATGGAATTGAATAA
- a CDS encoding PBSX family phage terminase large subunit, with the protein MELNKKQKEVWDSFVKERPKILLCSGAKRAGKTFVLLLAFLAHISKYQNKGLSFIIGGATQAAIKRNVLNDLELILEKELRLDKANAIEIFGNRVYCFDGANVDAWKKARGFTSAGAFLNEATALHDSFVKEVISRCSYKGAMVLMDTNPENPMHTVKKDYIDKDGQRLKSGRLNIRAFHFSLFDNNFLDPEYVESIVASTPSGMFTDRDIHGYWVAPEGVIYKDFNKDVHYIKSDQLENVNFVKYFAGVDWGYEHFGSIVVIGEDDKQNYYLLEEHAAQHEEIDYWVKVAKDIKERYGSMNFYCDTARTEHIERFKREKIKAVNADKAVISGIESVASLFKKNRLFVVEDKVERFAQEIFMYVWDQKSGMPVKLWDDVLDALRYAIYTNGKPSTVRILK; encoded by the coding sequence ATGGAATTGAATAAAAAGCAAAAAGAGGTATGGGACAGCTTCGTAAAAGAGCGTCCTAAAATCCTTTTGTGTAGCGGAGCAAAGAGAGCAGGGAAAACATTCGTGCTCCTTTTAGCATTCCTTGCTCACATTAGTAAATATCAAAACAAGGGTCTTTCATTTATCATCGGTGGTGCTACTCAAGCAGCCATCAAGCGTAACGTATTGAATGACCTTGAATTGATATTAGAGAAAGAGCTTAGACTCGACAAAGCAAATGCCATTGAGATATTCGGCAACCGGGTCTACTGTTTCGATGGTGCCAATGTGGACGCTTGGAAAAAAGCGAGGGGTTTTACATCAGCTGGCGCATTTTTAAACGAAGCAACCGCTCTTCATGATTCATTTGTGAAGGAAGTTATATCCCGTTGTTCGTACAAAGGCGCAATGGTCTTGATGGATACAAACCCTGAAAACCCAATGCACACCGTAAAAAAGGATTACATCGACAAAGACGGGCAAAGATTAAAGAGTGGTCGCCTTAACATCAGGGCTTTTCACTTTTCTTTGTTTGATAATAACTTTCTTGATCCTGAATATGTTGAAAGTATAGTGGCATCTACACCGAGCGGCATGTTTACGGACAGGGATATTCATGGTTATTGGGTTGCGCCTGAAGGCGTGATATACAAAGATTTCAATAAAGATGTGCATTACATCAAGTCAGATCAATTAGAGAACGTCAACTTTGTAAAATACTTCGCTGGCGTTGACTGGGGGTATGAACATTTTGGTTCCATCGTCGTTATTGGAGAGGATGATAAGCAAAATTATTATCTCTTGGAAGAACATGCAGCGCAGCATGAAGAAATAGATTATTGGGTCAAAGTGGCGAAGGATATAAAAGAGCGTTACGGCAGCATGAATTTTTATTGCGATACCGCTCGAACAGAACATATTGAACGATTTAAGCGAGAAAAAATAAAGGCTGTAAATGCGGATAAGGCTGTAATATCAGGCATTGAGTCAGTAGCGAGCTTGTTCAAAAAGAACAGGCTTTTTGTCGTTGAGGATAAAGTAGAGCGCTTTGCGCAAGAAATCTTCATGTATGTATGGGATCAAAAGTCTGGAATGCCTGTGAAGTTGTGGGATGATGTTTTAGATGCATTACGCTATGCGATTTATACAAATGGAAAACCCTCAACTGTACGTATTCTTAAATAA
- a CDS encoding phage portal protein codes for MYPVTPTHTEELLKIIEDSAETSDKLPDTTAIQKMIDRHDGEREQMLEGVAYYLNQADIKKRNRYFYEHGTKKVDTEKPNNRISHNWHKLLVQQKVQYLLGKPITFNAEDETFLAVVNDFIDEDFDDCMQELLKNASNKGKEWLHPFVDEEGNFDYLRIPAEEVIPVYDSTKKRSLLYAIRYYDVKNIDDEITRKVELYTDEQIFYYVEHNGSLIQDFEYEKNPESHFYDKRGKGYGWGKVPMIEFKNNEEGVSDLIFYKDLIDAYNGNISNNANTFDEMQDIIYELINYSGEDLAEFMTNLRHYKAVAVGEGGGFNMKTAEIPMDSSNTHLDRLEENIYRFGQGVNNNPDKVGNSPTNVAIKNLYSLLDLKANEAERKFRPALHAFFWFFTEYLKMTGQGEYDHTLLQMTFNRSRMTNELEQVQMSNQSTDLSRETRIANHPWVDDVEAEMKRIEAEEAEYRNSMPPLTDIEPAGGDEDEPKRD; via the coding sequence ATGTATCCAGTTACACCAACACACACAGAAGAGCTGCTTAAAATTATCGAAGACAGTGCAGAAACATCCGACAAGCTGCCCGATACCACCGCTATACAAAAGATGATTGATAGGCACGATGGAGAGCGGGAACAGATGCTTGAAGGTGTCGCTTATTATTTGAATCAAGCGGACATCAAGAAGCGTAACCGCTATTTCTATGAGCACGGCACAAAAAAGGTTGATACAGAGAAACCAAATAATCGAATCTCTCATAACTGGCATAAGCTGCTGGTTCAACAGAAGGTCCAGTACCTTTTAGGAAAGCCGATAACCTTTAATGCAGAAGATGAAACGTTCCTTGCAGTTGTGAACGACTTTATAGACGAAGATTTTGATGATTGTATGCAAGAATTGCTCAAAAATGCTAGTAACAAGGGAAAAGAATGGCTTCATCCATTTGTTGATGAAGAAGGTAATTTTGATTATCTTCGCATTCCAGCAGAGGAAGTCATACCGGTTTATGATTCAACAAAAAAGCGCAGCCTGCTTTATGCTATCCGTTACTATGATGTTAAAAACATTGATGATGAGATCACCCGCAAAGTGGAATTATACACAGATGAACAGATTTTTTACTATGTAGAGCATAACGGGTCCTTGATCCAAGACTTTGAATATGAGAAGAATCCTGAAAGCCATTTCTACGACAAACGAGGGAAAGGGTATGGCTGGGGTAAGGTTCCAATGATCGAGTTCAAGAACAATGAAGAGGGTGTCAGTGACCTTATCTTCTATAAAGACTTGATAGATGCTTACAATGGGAACATCTCTAACAATGCTAATACGTTTGATGAAATGCAAGATATTATCTATGAATTAATCAATTATTCAGGTGAAGACCTAGCAGAATTTATGACAAACCTCCGTCATTATAAAGCAGTGGCCGTTGGTGAGGGCGGCGGCTTCAATATGAAGACTGCTGAAATTCCGATGGATAGCTCAAATACACATCTTGATAGGCTTGAGGAGAACATTTACCGCTTCGGGCAGGGCGTAAACAACAATCCTGACAAAGTGGGAAATTCACCTACCAACGTTGCTATTAAAAATCTATATTCCTTGCTTGATCTAAAGGCGAATGAAGCAGAGCGGAAGTTCCGGCCAGCTTTACACGCCTTTTTTTGGTTCTTCACTGAATATCTAAAGATGACAGGACAAGGAGAATACGATCACACGCTCTTACAGATGACTTTTAACCGCTCTCGAATGACCAACGAACTTGAGCAGGTTCAAATGTCGAACCAGAGCACAGATTTAAGCCGTGAAACACGCATTGCAAATCATCCATGGGTTGATGATGTAGAAGCGGAAATGAAGCGTATCGAGGCAGAGGAAGCCGAATACAGAAACAGCATGCCGCCGTTAACTGATATTGAACCAGCGGGCGGTGATGAAGATGAACCAAAACGAGATTGA
- a CDS encoding phage minor head protein: MNQNEIDKLLDDMITEDAKKIDAVFAKRLKEINQQMAALFAKYGKDGSLSMADLNKYNRFKKEMERMTEESSKAFKTVIIIVEALAAKQFLENYMRSAYLYEIEAAVKMGYTLPTTAMIQQAILNPIAELTLSALYKRHRDDYVRQIQISIAQGIQAGEDYSKIAKRIERATEFARKKARDVARTEVHRVQVSARMESAEKASKHANLEKVWNSTLDLKTRLGHRKLDGKTAKNGLFVSIYGGVGPAPGHMNNAKDDINCRCTVAFKVNGKMPDTRRARKGGSGAGEVIPYQTYEEWYKTIENK; encoded by the coding sequence ATGAACCAAAACGAGATTGATAAGCTGCTCGATGACATGATCACAGAGGATGCCAAGAAAATTGATGCTGTCTTTGCTAAGAGATTGAAAGAGATTAATCAGCAGATGGCCGCTCTTTTCGCTAAGTATGGGAAAGATGGTTCACTTTCTATGGCTGATCTGAATAAGTACAACCGTTTCAAAAAAGAAATGGAGCGGATGACTGAGGAATCAAGCAAAGCATTCAAAACTGTGATCATCATTGTCGAAGCATTAGCAGCCAAGCAGTTTCTTGAGAATTACATGCGATCCGCTTATCTCTACGAGATAGAAGCAGCGGTGAAGATGGGTTATACGTTGCCAACAACTGCGATGATTCAACAGGCAATATTAAACCCGATAGCTGAATTGACTCTTTCAGCCTTATATAAGCGTCACCGTGATGATTATGTCCGACAGATTCAAATTTCCATTGCTCAAGGGATTCAAGCGGGTGAGGATTATTCCAAAATAGCCAAGCGAATTGAAAGAGCGACCGAATTTGCACGAAAGAAAGCCCGTGACGTGGCGAGAACCGAAGTTCATAGGGTACAGGTATCAGCAAGAATGGAAAGCGCTGAAAAGGCTTCTAAGCATGCAAACTTAGAAAAGGTGTGGAATTCTACCCTTGATCTAAAAACAAGGCTAGGGCATAGAAAGCTAGATGGGAAGACCGCTAAAAATGGTTTGTTCGTTTCTATTTATGGCGGTGTCGGCCCCGCTCCGGGTCACATGAATAATGCCAAAGATGATATAAACTGCCGCTGCACGGTCGCTTTCAAAGTGAATGGCAAAATGCCAGACACGAGAAGAGCGAGAAAAGGCGGTTCTGGAGCGGGTGAAGTCATCCCATACCAAACCTATGAAGAGTGGTACAAAACAATTGAGAACAAATAA
- a CDS encoding phage scaffolding protein, translating to MSLKELLGEDLYAQVVEKAGDQKIDIVSNGQWFPKERFDAVNNEKKELKSQLDERDQQLSTLQKQAKGNEELQNAIEQLQEENKKVSEEYQQKLEKQAFEFAIESALRDAKAKNIKAVKANLNVDGLKLSDDKVIGLDEQLTALKESDSYLFEAENDSSPGLAGRQPHGTGNSAANLPTAKNPFSQDHLNLTEQGNILRSDPEQAKKLIIQAGGNPAIYGL from the coding sequence ATGTCATTAAAAGAATTACTCGGTGAGGATCTGTATGCTCAAGTAGTAGAAAAAGCTGGAGATCAAAAGATTGATATTGTAAGCAATGGTCAATGGTTCCCCAAGGAGCGGTTTGACGCAGTGAACAATGAAAAGAAGGAATTGAAAAGCCAGCTTGATGAGCGTGATCAGCAGTTAAGCACACTGCAAAAGCAAGCCAAAGGAAATGAAGAGCTTCAAAACGCAATTGAGCAGCTGCAAGAAGAAAATAAAAAGGTGTCTGAGGAATATCAGCAAAAGCTGGAGAAACAAGCCTTTGAATTTGCTATTGAAAGTGCTTTACGTGATGCGAAGGCGAAAAACATCAAGGCTGTAAAAGCTAATTTAAACGTTGATGGGCTTAAATTATCTGATGATAAGGTCATTGGTCTTGATGAGCAGTTAACCGCTCTTAAAGAGAGTGACAGCTATCTATTTGAAGCGGAGAATGACAGTTCCCCGGGTTTAGCGGGTAGGCAGCCCCATGGAACAGGAAATTCAGCGGCTAATTTGCCAACAGCTAAAAATCCATTCAGTCAGGACCATTTAAACCTAACTGAGCAAGGGAACATTTTAAGAAGTGATCCAGAACAAGCTAAAAAATTAATCATCCAAGCAGGCGGAAATCCTGCAATCTATGGATTATAA
- a CDS encoding coat protein — MAVTRVQDVIIPEIFNQYTMNNTVEQTAVYRSGIIQPVPGLIVPSGGDTVNMPFWNDLEGDPEAIQSDHALTPQKITSGKDVARVLEYGKAWSSEDLAAELAGSDPMRAIGDRVNNYWERQMQRMIFHMLNGVFGSNITNNDGDLVLDISSGDGKKYTTYLFAGGAVGYAPGMPKTPTETDRNSLKGEDILINRKKFIMHPRGFKWTEAQVAGEMPTFKELASARNYERVYDKKKVRIVKIISNEGPEAAAKSKLSGEVILDAAQLLGDAKGNFTSIAMHSLTHTNLQKQNLIEFIPNNRADVGFGTYLQKSIIVDDSLPVEEPIPTP; from the coding sequence ATGGCAGTAACTAGAGTTCAGGATGTTATCATCCCGGAAATTTTTAACCAGTACACAATGAACAACACTGTTGAACAAACAGCAGTATATCGAAGCGGAATTATCCAGCCTGTACCGGGCTTAATTGTTCCAAGTGGTGGGGATACAGTTAATATGCCTTTTTGGAACGATCTTGAAGGTGATCCAGAGGCAATTCAATCAGACCATGCACTGACTCCGCAAAAAATTACATCGGGAAAAGATGTTGCACGGGTCCTCGAATACGGAAAGGCATGGAGTAGTGAAGATTTAGCGGCTGAACTTGCTGGATCTGATCCTATGAGAGCGATTGGGGATCGTGTTAATAATTATTGGGAAAGACAAATGCAGCGAATGATTTTCCATATGCTTAATGGTGTTTTTGGTAGCAACATCACTAATAACGATGGTGATCTAGTATTAGATATTTCGAGCGGTGACGGGAAAAAATACACAACTTACCTATTTGCTGGCGGCGCTGTTGGTTATGCTCCGGGAATGCCTAAAACACCGACAGAAACAGATAGAAACTCATTGAAAGGTGAGGACATTTTGATCAATCGCAAGAAATTCATTATGCATCCTCGTGGTTTCAAATGGACAGAAGCACAAGTTGCTGGCGAAATGCCTACCTTTAAAGAATTAGCAAGCGCTAGGAACTATGAACGTGTTTATGATAAGAAGAAAGTCCGAATTGTGAAGATTATTTCCAATGAAGGGCCAGAAGCAGCGGCTAAATCAAAATTAAGCGGAGAAGTGATTCTTGATGCAGCTCAATTACTTGGTGATGCTAAAGGGAATTTCACTTCAATTGCGATGCATTCGCTGACTCATACAAATTTACAGAAACAAAACTTGATTGAGTTCATTCCTAACAACAGAGCTGATGTAGGTTTCGGAACATATCTTCAAAAATCTATTATTGTTGATGATTCACTTCCAGTGGAAGAGCCTATTCCAACGCCCTAA
- a CDS encoding fibronectin type III domain-containing protein, with the protein MIHFQWKSLFQRPNAPQNLRFTSTSKSVTVNWDAVAGADSYNVYRGADKRLDKNVTKPEYSTDGLTPDTKLTINVTSVNESGESAMSEIATKTEAEGGTE; encoded by the coding sequence ATGATTCACTTCCAGTGGAAGAGCCTATTCCAACGCCCTAATGCGCCCCAAAACCTACGGTTTACAAGCACAAGTAAATCTGTGACTGTTAATTGGGATGCCGTAGCTGGGGCGGATTCATACAATGTTTATCGGGGAGCAGACAAACGTCTTGATAAGAATGTAACCAAGCCTGAATACAGCACGGACGGTCTAACGCCTGATACTAAGTTAACAATCAATGTCACTTCTGTTAATGAGAGCGGCGAATCTGCAATGTCGGAAATCGCAACTAAAACAGAAGCAGAAGGAGGCACCGAGTAA
- a CDS encoding phage head-tail connector protein, with the protein MDIQQIKRMIGMTTDKHDDYLSEVVPIFVEWASDFCKNKFDVDDLPAGVKIFVAKAVEFNMKPAGLASRSMGDVSYSYDTDFPETVTKYLYPYRRAYW; encoded by the coding sequence ATGGACATCCAACAGATTAAAAGAATGATAGGAATGACCACAGATAAGCACGATGATTACTTGTCTGAGGTTGTTCCTATTTTTGTTGAATGGGCTTCTGACTTTTGTAAGAACAAGTTTGATGTAGATGACCTGCCGGCGGGTGTAAAAATCTTTGTTGCGAAAGCTGTTGAGTTCAACATGAAGCCAGCTGGTTTAGCAAGTCGAAGCATGGGTGATGTGTCGTACTCTTATGACACTGATTTTCCTGAAACGGTAACTAAGTACCTGTACCCGTATAGGAGGGCTTATTGGTGA
- a CDS encoding phage head closure protein, with product MVSYVFEEFPHEITFQKLEKVPDGGGGFTEKYVDYLTIPARVTSVSSREFYQAQQIQYPVDHNVYFEYREDIEKTMRIKHQNKILKLKSDSIDQGGENEIMCLKCQVSEVLNG from the coding sequence TTGGTGAGTTATGTATTTGAAGAGTTCCCACATGAAATCACGTTTCAAAAGCTTGAAAAAGTGCCGGACGGTGGCGGTGGATTCACAGAAAAGTATGTGGACTATCTGACAATACCCGCTCGGGTCACGAGTGTTTCATCAAGAGAATTTTACCAAGCTCAACAGATACAATATCCAGTTGACCACAATGTCTATTTCGAGTACAGAGAAGACATTGAAAAGACCATGCGAATTAAACACCAAAATAAAATACTCAAATTGAAGTCAGATTCTATCGACCAAGGCGGAGAGAATGAAATAATGTGTCTCAAATGCCAAGTTTCAGAGGTGCTCAATGGCTGA
- a CDS encoding HK97-gp10 family putative phage morphogenesis protein, giving the protein MAEISGKWAKQMAKTVEKFERKVIDRAKQIVTETAELIYSHAVINAPTAMIDGGNLKNSIEVEYRDEGLKAIITVGADYAIYVEYGTGIYAEEGGGRQKPWVYYDEKLGRWVITRGMRAQPFFNPAVEEGMRHFARETQ; this is encoded by the coding sequence ATGGCTGAGATAAGCGGAAAATGGGCTAAACAAATGGCGAAAACGGTTGAGAAATTCGAGCGCAAAGTCATAGATCGAGCAAAACAAATTGTCACAGAAACAGCAGAACTGATTTACAGTCATGCTGTCATTAACGCACCAACAGCAATGATTGATGGTGGGAACCTTAAAAACTCGATTGAGGTTGAATATCGAGACGAAGGGTTAAAAGCCATCATCACCGTTGGTGCCGATTACGCCATATACGTTGAGTATGGAACCGGTATTTATGCAGAGGAAGGCGGCGGCCGTCAAAAACCGTGGGTCTATTATGACGAAAAGCTAGGCCGATGGGTGATCACTAGAGGTATGAGGGCGCAACCATTCTTTAACCCGGCTGTTGAAGAAGGAATGAGGCATTTTGCCCGTGAAACGCAATAG
- a CDS encoding DUF3168 domain-containing protein, with protein sequence MRSSLWPLQAAIFERLSMDKRLNERVTGVFDAVSKDTKKPYVSMGDDDVALFETKTSAGEVVNVVLHCWSDYNGKKEAQQVIDLMLQALTKRPLEIEGFSLCRSELRGMQVITDIDGYTKHGILRMRYTINN encoded by the coding sequence ATGCGCTCATCATTGTGGCCGTTACAGGCTGCTATATTTGAAAGGCTATCTATGGATAAGCGGTTAAACGAACGTGTCACAGGCGTTTTTGATGCGGTTTCCAAAGATACTAAAAAGCCTTATGTCTCTATGGGTGATGACGATGTGGCCCTATTTGAGACAAAAACATCTGCTGGCGAGGTTGTAAACGTGGTTTTACATTGCTGGTCAGATTACAACGGAAAAAAAGAAGCACAGCAGGTCATAGACCTCATGTTGCAAGCTTTGACCAAAAGGCCCCTAGAAATAGAGGGTTTTTCTTTATGCCGTTCTGAGTTGCGAGGGATGCAGGTCATCACAGACATAGACGGATATACAAAACACGGTATCTTGCGAATGAGATACACGATAAACAATTGA
- a CDS encoding phage major tail protein, TP901-1 family, translated as MVNLLNGKDEVYFVQTMKSTDTEGSFVAFQTEGSHTKEQDSLDESTKSGRIVGYGTKSETIELSYYAADDDPGQKDIEAAYDNEEAVQVWKVNLNLNKNGKHDSEYGHAIIENLEKSAPQDGFIEVSTTLPVLGKTFKDELDPLDPAFIAKIRSTAGADGFKQFGELNKKVETP; from the coding sequence ATGGTAAACCTTTTGAATGGTAAGGATGAAGTCTATTTTGTTCAAACGATGAAATCGACAGACACGGAAGGTTCTTTTGTTGCTTTCCAAACAGAGGGATCTCATACGAAAGAACAAGACTCACTGGACGAAAGCACAAAATCGGGGCGAATTGTTGGATATGGTACGAAGAGTGAAACAATTGAATTATCTTATTATGCTGCCGACGATGACCCGGGACAAAAAGATATTGAAGCGGCTTATGATAACGAAGAAGCCGTTCAAGTTTGGAAAGTAAACCTGAATTTAAATAAAAACGGAAAGCACGACTCCGAGTATGGTCATGCGATTATTGAAAATCTTGAGAAAAGCGCACCGCAAGATGGATTTATTGAGGTTTCAACAACTCTTCCTGTACTTGGGAAGACATTCAAAGATGAATTAGACCCGCTAGATCCTGCTTTTATTGCTAAAATCCGTTCTACTGCTGGAGCTGACGGATTCAAGCAGTTTGGCGAACTTAATAAGAAAGTTGAGACACCCTAA
- a CDS encoding fibronectin type III domain-containing protein, producing the protein MANLIRKLRHPKEPQNLSFTATSDSISVKWDAVEGATSYNVYRGADKRLDKNVTDTSYVATGMNPDTKLTINVTAVNEAGESPMSEIVTQTEPASTGE; encoded by the coding sequence TTGGCGAACTTAATAAGAAAGTTGAGACACCCTAAGGAGCCCCAAAATCTATCGTTTACAGCTACGTCTGACAGTATTTCAGTAAAGTGGGATGCGGTAGAAGGGGCGACTTCATATAACGTATACAGAGGCGCAGACAAGCGTCTTGATAAAAACGTCACTGACACAAGTTATGTCGCAACAGGGATGAATCCTGATACGAAACTGACCATTAATGTGACAGCAGTGAATGAAGCTGGCGAGTCTCCAATGAGTGAAATCGTTACACAGACAGAACCGGCTTCCACAGGAGAATAA